In one Neobacillus sp. CF12 genomic region, the following are encoded:
- the rimM gene encoding ribosome maturation factor RimM (Essential for efficient processing of 16S rRNA), which translates to MEKWFNVGKIVNTHGLRGEVRVISKTDFPEQRYKVGNILYLFMPGSKQPIELKVKTHRSHKNFNLLTFEGFENINEVEKFRDGILKVPESQLGNLENDEYYYHEIIGCQVVTITGEEIGKVIEILSPGANDVWVIKSNTGKEILIPYIEDVVKKVDVKEKVILIEPMEGLLS; encoded by the coding sequence ATGGAAAAATGGTTTAATGTTGGCAAAATCGTCAATACACACGGACTAAGAGGTGAAGTCAGGGTAATTTCAAAAACGGATTTCCCTGAACAGCGCTACAAAGTGGGAAATATCTTGTATTTGTTTATGCCAGGATCTAAGCAGCCTATCGAATTGAAGGTAAAAACCCACCGTAGCCACAAAAATTTTAACTTACTAACCTTCGAGGGTTTTGAAAATATCAACGAAGTTGAAAAGTTTAGGGACGGAATCCTTAAGGTGCCAGAATCTCAACTTGGTAATCTTGAAAACGATGAATATTATTATCACGAAATTATCGGGTGCCAAGTCGTTACAATTACTGGAGAGGAAATCGGTAAGGTAATAGAAATTTTATCCCCCGGTGCGAATGATGTATGGGTAATTAAATCAAATACAGGTAAGGAGATATTGATTCCTTATATTGAAGATGTAGTGAAAAAAGTGGATGTTAAAGAAAAAGTCATTCTAATTGAACCGATGGAAGGGCTCCTTTCATGA
- the rpsP gene encoding 30S ribosomal protein S16: MAVKIRLKRMGAKKTPFYRIVAADSRSPRDGRYIEVIGTYNPVAQPAAIQINEDLALKWLLDGAKPSDTVRNLFSNQGIMEKFHNAKHSK, encoded by the coding sequence ATGGCAGTAAAAATTCGTTTAAAGCGTATGGGAGCTAAAAAGACTCCTTTCTATCGTATCGTAGCAGCAGATTCTCGTTCTCCTCGTGACGGACGTTACATTGAAGTAATTGGAACTTATAATCCAGTAGCTCAACCAGCTGCAATCCAAATCAACGAAGATTTGGCTCTTAAATGGTTACTAGATGGTGCAAAACCATCTGATACCGTTCGTAACCTTTTCTCAAACCAAGGCATCATGGAAAAATTCCATAATGCTAAGCATAGCAAATAA
- the lepB gene encoding signal peptidase I — protein MIKKKNELWEWTKALLIAVALAAVIRYFLFAPIVVDGLSMMPTLQHQDRMIVNKLSYNIGEPKRFDIIVFHAPEQKDYIKRVIGLPGDRIEYKNDTLYVNGKAYEEPYLDEYKKKVEGPLTDAFTLEETPAGTETVPEGELFVMGDNRRFSKDSRHIGTIAMDKIIGKTSIVYWPIKDAHIVK, from the coding sequence ATGATAAAGAAGAAAAATGAACTTTGGGAATGGACGAAGGCTCTTTTAATTGCTGTTGCACTGGCAGCTGTCATTCGTTATTTTCTTTTTGCACCAATTGTTGTAGACGGGCTATCCATGATGCCTACGCTGCAGCACCAAGACCGTATGATAGTGAACAAGCTAAGCTATAATATAGGGGAGCCAAAACGGTTTGATATTATCGTCTTTCATGCGCCTGAACAGAAGGATTACATCAAAAGAGTAATTGGACTTCCGGGCGACCGTATTGAATATAAAAATGATACTTTATATGTAAATGGTAAAGCATATGAAGAACCATATTTAGATGAATACAAGAAGAAAGTTGAAGGACCGTTAACAGATGCTTTTACTCTTGAGGAAACACCTGCAGGTACAGAAACTGTACCAGAGGGTGAGTTGTTTGTAATGGGTGATAACCGTCGTTTCAGCAAAGATAGCAGGCATATCGGAACCATTGCAATGGACAAAATAATTGGCAAAACAAGTATAGTGTACTGGCCAATAAAAGATGCACACATCGTGAAATAG
- the trmD gene encoding tRNA (guanosine(37)-N1)-methyltransferase TrmD: MMKIDVLTLFPEMFSGVFGHSILHKASEKSAVQYNVVNFRDYADNKHQTVDDYPYGGGAGMVLKPQPLFDAVAALKERAESNKTRVILLCPQGKRYDQKKAEELAKEEHLIFVCGHYEGYDERIREHIVTDEISIGDYVLTGGEIGAMVVIDSVVRLLPEVLGNAESHMKDSFSTGILEHPHYTRPSDFRGMKVPEVLLQGNHRLIEEWRSKEALRRTFLRRPDLLDKIELSKEQEKWLNEIKKEYE; encoded by the coding sequence ATGATGAAAATAGATGTACTTACATTATTTCCTGAGATGTTTTCGGGTGTATTTGGACATTCGATTTTACATAAAGCTTCTGAAAAATCTGCTGTTCAATACAATGTTGTCAATTTCCGCGACTATGCTGATAATAAACATCAGACTGTAGACGACTATCCCTATGGGGGTGGAGCAGGAATGGTTTTGAAACCCCAACCACTATTCGACGCTGTTGCAGCATTAAAGGAGAGGGCCGAAAGTAACAAAACAAGAGTGATTTTACTTTGTCCTCAAGGAAAACGCTATGACCAAAAAAAAGCAGAAGAACTAGCGAAAGAAGAACATCTTATTTTCGTTTGCGGCCATTATGAGGGCTATGATGAAAGAATTCGTGAACATATTGTAACAGATGAAATCTCAATCGGTGATTATGTTTTAACTGGTGGAGAAATTGGGGCTATGGTAGTGATTGATAGTGTAGTCCGTCTATTACCGGAAGTCTTAGGAAATGCAGAATCACATATGAAAGATTCATTTAGTACTGGGATTTTGGAGCACCCGCATTACACAAGGCCATCTGATTTTCGTGGCATGAAGGTTCCGGAGGTCCTCCTGCAAGGCAATCATAGATTAATCGAAGAGTGGCGAAGCAAAGAAGCTCTCCGTCGGACATTTCTAAGAAGACCTGACCTACTAGACAAAATTGAATTAAGTAAGGAACAGGAAAAATGGCTGAATGAAATTAAAAAAGAATATGAGTAG
- the rplS gene encoding 50S ribosomal protein L19 encodes MQKLIEEITKEQLRSDLPAFRPGDTVRVHVKVVEGTRERIQLFEGVVIKRRGGGISETFTVRKVSYGVGVERTFPVHTPKIAKLEVLRRGKVRRAKLYYLRKLRGKKARIKEIR; translated from the coding sequence ATGCAAAAATTGATTGAAGAAATCACAAAAGAACAACTTCGTTCTGATTTACCTGCGTTTCGTCCTGGTGATACTGTACGTGTACACGTTAAAGTTGTCGAGGGTACTCGTGAGCGTATTCAGTTATTCGAAGGTGTAGTGATTAAGCGTCGTGGTGGTGGAATTAGCGAAACTTTCACAGTTCGTAAGGTTTCTTACGGAGTAGGCGTTGAGCGTACTTTCCCTGTACACACACCTAAAATTGCGAAGCTTGAAGTATTGCGCCGCGGTAAAGTTCGCCGTGCTAAGCTATACTACTTACGTAAGCTACGTGGTAAAAAAGCTCGTATTAAAGAAATTCGATAA
- the sucD gene encoding succinate--CoA ligase subunit alpha: MSVFINKDTKVIVQGITGSTALFHTKQMLEYGTQIVAGTTPGKGGMEVEGVPVFNTVSEAVAATGATASVIYVPAPFAADAIIEAVDAELDLAICITEHIPVLDMVKVKRYMEGKKTRLVGPNCPGVITADECKIGIMPGYIHTKGHVGVVSRSGTLTYEAVHQLTQAGIGQTTAVGIGGDPVNGTNFIDVLKAFNEDPETYAVIMIGEIGGTAEEEAAEWVKANMTKPVVGFIGGRTAPPGKRMGHAGAIISGGKGTADEKIRVMNECGIKVADTPSVMGETLIEVLKEQGIYDKCKTH; this comes from the coding sequence GTGAGCGTTTTTATTAATAAAGATACAAAAGTAATAGTTCAAGGGATTACAGGTTCTACTGCCCTTTTTCATACAAAACAAATGTTAGAATACGGTACACAAATTGTTGCTGGTACCACACCTGGAAAAGGCGGCATGGAAGTAGAAGGAGTACCTGTTTTTAACACAGTGAGTGAAGCTGTTGCGGCTACTGGTGCTACGGCTTCTGTTATCTATGTTCCAGCCCCGTTTGCTGCAGATGCCATTATTGAAGCGGTCGATGCTGAATTAGATTTAGCTATCTGTATTACGGAGCACATCCCGGTATTAGATATGGTTAAGGTTAAACGTTATATGGAAGGCAAAAAGACCCGCTTAGTAGGTCCTAACTGCCCTGGTGTTATCACTGCGGATGAATGTAAAATTGGTATTATGCCTGGTTACATTCATACTAAAGGCCATGTTGGTGTTGTTTCCCGTTCTGGAACATTAACGTATGAAGCCGTTCATCAGTTAACACAAGCTGGAATTGGTCAAACGACAGCGGTTGGAATTGGCGGCGATCCAGTTAACGGTACAAACTTCATTGATGTATTAAAAGCATTTAATGAAGACCCTGAAACGTATGCTGTTATCATGATTGGTGAAATTGGTGGTACAGCTGAGGAAGAAGCTGCGGAGTGGGTTAAAGCCAATATGACGAAACCTGTAGTCGGCTTCATCGGTGGGCGTACAGCACCTCCAGGAAAACGTATGGGCCATGCTGGTGCGATTATTTCAGGTGGTAAAGGAACTGCTGACGAAAAAATCCGTGTCATGAATGAATGCGGAATTAAAGTGGCAGATACACCATCTGTTATGGGTGAAACATTAATCGAAGTACTAAAAGAACAAGGCATTTACGATAAGTGTAAAACACACTAA
- a CDS encoding KH domain-containing protein has protein sequence MKQLIESIVKPLVDFPEDVTVKVNEEDQRITYHLTVNKTDMGKVIGKQGRVAKAIRTVVYAAGSSQQKKIFLEIGE, from the coding sequence ATGAAGCAATTAATTGAAAGCATTGTAAAGCCCCTTGTTGATTTCCCTGAAGATGTGACTGTTAAAGTCAACGAAGAGGATCAACGAATCACCTATCACCTTACAGTCAATAAGACTGATATGGGAAAAGTGATTGGAAAGCAAGGGCGTGTTGCAAAAGCCATTAGAACTGTTGTATACGCAGCAGGATCATCACAACAAAAGAAAATTTTTCTAGAAATTGGTGAATAG
- a CDS encoding YlqD family protein, whose protein sequence is MQLIQTVIVKQILTEKSKQKLLDKYFAGKLQMQKEYEQLQFELKKLEKAKKYQPSALKSHFEKELQKRHDKEKLYEFQIEQLHMLPLGSELKEKEVQALVEVNVGDYWEESMGQTVIIIKDGIIEEIR, encoded by the coding sequence ATGCAACTTATTCAAACTGTTATCGTGAAGCAAATTTTAACGGAAAAGAGCAAACAAAAGTTGCTTGATAAGTATTTTGCTGGAAAGTTGCAAATGCAAAAAGAATATGAGCAACTTCAATTTGAGTTGAAAAAGCTAGAAAAAGCAAAAAAGTATCAACCTAGCGCACTTAAAAGTCATTTTGAAAAAGAACTGCAAAAACGTCATGATAAAGAAAAGCTTTATGAGTTTCAAATTGAACAATTACATATGCTACCACTAGGAAGTGAATTAAAGGAAAAGGAAGTCCAAGCCCTTGTTGAGGTAAATGTTGGCGACTATTGGGAGGAGTCAATGGGACAAACGGTAATTATCATAAAAGACGGCATTATTGAGGAAATAAGATAG
- the ylqF gene encoding ribosome biogenesis GTPase YlqF, with protein MTIQWFPGHMAKARREVTEKLKLVDIIYELVDARIPYSSRNPMIDEIIQHKPRLVLLNKADLADKAATKQWIAHFSEQGIKAIAINSQAGEGMKEIVQASHEILKEKFDRLRAKGVVNPRAIRAMIVGIPNAGKSTLINRLAKKNIAKTGNTPGVTKAQQWIKVGKELELLDTPGILWPKFEDQEVGKKLAVTGAIKDTLLNLQDLVVFSLKFLEEHYPERLKERYKLESVPENVVEMFDQIGELRGCLGAGGVVDYDKVSELVIREIRSEKFGRLTFERPRDLKDDAQMGK; from the coding sequence TTGACAATCCAATGGTTTCCTGGCCATATGGCAAAAGCTCGAAGAGAGGTCACGGAAAAGTTAAAACTGGTAGATATCATTTATGAATTAGTAGATGCAAGAATACCCTATTCCTCTCGCAATCCGATGATTGATGAAATTATTCAACACAAACCAAGGCTGGTCCTCTTAAATAAGGCTGATTTGGCAGATAAAGCAGCTACAAAACAATGGATTGCCCACTTTTCTGAACAAGGAATTAAAGCAATTGCTATTAACTCTCAAGCTGGAGAAGGAATGAAGGAGATCGTTCAGGCGTCTCATGAAATCCTAAAGGAAAAATTTGATCGTTTAAGAGCTAAGGGCGTTGTTAACCCCAGAGCCATTCGTGCTATGATCGTTGGAATTCCCAATGCAGGAAAATCAACGTTAATTAATCGACTTGCTAAGAAAAATATTGCAAAAACAGGTAATACACCGGGGGTAACAAAAGCTCAACAATGGATTAAAGTTGGAAAAGAATTAGAATTATTAGATACTCCAGGGATTCTTTGGCCAAAGTTTGAAGACCAAGAGGTTGGGAAGAAGCTGGCAGTGACTGGTGCAATAAAAGACACTCTCCTAAATTTACAGGACCTTGTTGTCTTTTCGCTTAAATTTTTAGAAGAACATTATCCAGAAAGACTAAAGGAACGGTATAAGCTTGAATCAGTTCCTGAAAATGTAGTGGAAATGTTTGATCAAATAGGTGAGCTCAGAGGCTGTCTAGGAGCCGGTGGAGTTGTTGATTATGATAAGGTCTCAGAGTTGGTTATTAGAGAAATTAGATCTGAGAAATTTGGACGCCTGACGTTTGAGCGACCAAGAGATTTAAAAGATGATGCGCAAATGGGTAAATAA
- the dprA gene encoding DNA-processing protein DprA, producing the protein MDDFREKLIALMHYPGITWNAVLDYLIKDSSLQLKPQYIQQNLFSSTKHSTLLSPTSLQTGTMIEQIRQYEQNGIKVITILDENYPSLLKEIYQPPWVLFAKGDISLLRKEPKLAVVGSRQATQYGKSAINVMFPQLVEKGVVIISGLAAGIDTLAHECAMKNGGHTIAVIAGGLAHIYPKKNAELAKEMMETQLIVSEYPPTTKPQRWHFPARNRIISGMSKGTFIIEAKRKSGSLITANYAVNEGREVFSLPGSIFNPFSMGTNDLIQQGAKLVTSSEDILEELRL; encoded by the coding sequence ATGGATGACTTTAGAGAAAAACTCATAGCTTTAATGCATTACCCAGGTATTACGTGGAATGCAGTTCTAGACTATTTAATAAAAGATTCATCTCTCCAATTGAAACCACAATACATCCAACAAAACCTATTCTCTTCCACAAAACATTCAACCCTTCTTTCGCCAACTTCTTTACAAACCGGAACCATGATTGAACAAATCCGTCAATATGAACAAAACGGAATAAAGGTCATAACCATCCTAGATGAAAACTACCCCAGCCTACTAAAAGAAATCTATCAACCACCTTGGGTGTTATTTGCAAAAGGTGATATATCCTTGCTTCGGAAAGAGCCAAAGCTTGCAGTGGTTGGTTCAAGGCAAGCGACTCAATATGGTAAGAGTGCAATTAATGTAATGTTTCCTCAATTAGTAGAAAAAGGAGTCGTTATTATCAGCGGCTTGGCTGCTGGTATAGATACACTTGCACATGAGTGTGCAATGAAGAATGGCGGACACACCATTGCGGTAATAGCAGGAGGATTGGCTCATATCTACCCAAAAAAGAATGCTGAATTAGCAAAAGAAATGATGGAGACACAGCTAATTGTCTCTGAATATCCTCCAACTACTAAACCACAGCGATGGCATTTTCCAGCTCGGAACCGAATCATTAGCGGGATGTCAAAGGGTACATTTATAATAGAAGCAAAACGAAAAAGTGGTTCTCTCATCACGGCTAATTATGCGGTAAACGAAGGTCGAGAGGTTTTTTCTCTTCCAGGAAGTATCTTTAATCCATTTTCTATGGGAACGAATGACTTAATCCAACAGGGGGCAAAGCTTGTAACAAGCAGCGAGGATATTTTAGAAGAACTTCGGTTATAA
- the sucC gene encoding ADP-forming succinate--CoA ligase subunit beta has product MNIHEYQGKEILRKYGVSVPNGKVAFTVEEAVEAAKELGTQVCVVKAQIHAGGRGKAGGVKVAKNLDEVRTYANEILGKTLVTHQTGPEGKEVKRLLIEEGCDIKKEYYVGLVLDRATSKVVLMASEEGGTEIEEVAEKTPEKIFKEEIDPVVGLMPYQARRIAFNINIPKELVNQAVKFMMGLYNAYIEKDCSIAEINPLVVTGDGQVMALDAKLNFDSNALYRQKDVLAYRDLEEEDPKEIEASKYDLSYISLDGNIGCMVNGAGLAMATMDIVKHYGGDPANFLDVGGGATAEKVTEAFKIILSDPNVKGIFVNIFGGIMKCDVIAEGVVEAAKQVQLSVPLVVRLEGTNVDLGKKILAESGLAITPAESMADGAQKIVSLVK; this is encoded by the coding sequence ATGAATATCCATGAGTATCAGGGGAAAGAAATCCTCAGAAAATACGGGGTAAGTGTTCCTAATGGCAAAGTGGCATTCACGGTTGAAGAAGCAGTTGAAGCCGCAAAAGAACTAGGCACGCAAGTATGTGTAGTAAAAGCGCAAATTCATGCTGGTGGTCGGGGTAAAGCTGGCGGAGTGAAGGTTGCAAAAAACCTTGATGAAGTGCGTACATATGCAAATGAAATCCTTGGGAAAACATTGGTTACACACCAAACAGGTCCTGAAGGAAAAGAAGTTAAACGATTATTGATTGAAGAAGGCTGCGACATTAAGAAAGAATACTACGTTGGCCTTGTTTTAGATCGTGCTACTTCAAAAGTTGTGCTTATGGCTTCTGAAGAAGGCGGAACAGAAATTGAAGAAGTAGCTGAAAAAACTCCGGAGAAAATTTTCAAAGAAGAAATTGATCCGGTTGTTGGCTTAATGCCTTATCAAGCTCGCCGAATCGCATTCAATATCAACATTCCAAAAGAGCTTGTCAATCAAGCTGTTAAATTCATGATGGGCTTATACAATGCCTACATTGAGAAAGATTGCTCAATCGCCGAAATTAATCCGTTAGTTGTTACTGGTGACGGACAAGTAATGGCGTTAGATGCAAAATTAAATTTTGATTCAAACGCATTATATCGTCAAAAAGACGTGCTTGCTTACCGTGATCTGGAGGAAGAAGATCCGAAGGAAATCGAAGCTTCCAAATATGATTTAAGCTATATTTCTTTGGATGGAAATATCGGCTGTATGGTAAATGGTGCGGGCCTTGCGATGGCAACAATGGATATTGTGAAGCACTACGGAGGAGACCCGGCTAACTTCCTTGATGTTGGGGGCGGTGCGACGGCTGAGAAAGTTACAGAAGCATTCAAGATTATCCTTTCTGATCCAAACGTAAAAGGTATTTTTGTAAATATCTTTGGCGGAATCATGAAATGTGATGTCATTGCTGAGGGTGTAGTAGAAGCAGCAAAACAGGTTCAACTAAGTGTACCTCTGGTTGTTCGATTAGAGGGAACAAACGTTGATTTAGGTAAGAAAATTCTTGCTGAGTCTGGTTTAGCTATTACTCCTGCAGAATCTATGGCTGACGGTGCACAAAAAATCGTTTCATTAGTGAAATAG
- a CDS encoding ribonuclease HII produces the protein MKVQTIAEIEQQLTNINAESDPLFQKLVNDERKGVQQLIHKWHKRMEQERQLQEKFIEMNVYEMKWRAQGYKMIAGVDEVGRGPLAGPVVAAAVILPSHFFLPGIDDSKKLSEKKRNEYDEIIRREALAVSVAMIDAVEIDAINIYEATKKAMKAAIVSLSSNPEVLLIDAMKIESPFVVESIIKGDAKSVSIASASIVAKVARDNLMVELSAAYPEYGFQNNMGYGTKEHLQAIQTHGITPYHRKSFAPIKDMVLNNNKMS, from the coding sequence ATGAAAGTACAAACAATAGCAGAAATAGAACAACAACTCACAAATATAAATGCTGAGAGTGACCCTTTATTCCAAAAACTCGTGAATGATGAGCGCAAAGGGGTTCAGCAGCTAATACATAAATGGCATAAGAGAATGGAACAGGAAAGACAACTGCAGGAAAAGTTTATTGAAATGAATGTCTATGAAATGAAATGGCGAGCCCAGGGATATAAAATGATTGCTGGTGTCGACGAAGTTGGCAGGGGCCCGCTTGCAGGACCGGTGGTAGCAGCGGCTGTTATTCTGCCTAGTCATTTTTTCTTACCGGGGATTGATGATTCAAAGAAGCTATCTGAAAAAAAGCGGAATGAATACGATGAAATCATCAGAAGAGAAGCGTTGGCTGTAAGTGTGGCAATGATAGACGCGGTTGAAATCGACGCCATAAATATTTACGAGGCAACCAAAAAGGCAATGAAAGCAGCGATTGTATCATTATCCTCTAATCCTGAAGTGTTGCTTATAGATGCGATGAAGATAGAATCACCCTTTGTTGTGGAGTCAATCATAAAAGGTGATGCAAAAAGTGTGTCGATTGCTTCGGCTTCCATTGTAGCAAAAGTAGCGAGAGATAATCTAATGGTTGAGCTATCAGCTGCGTATCCGGAATATGGCTTTCAAAACAACATGGGGTATGGGACCAAAGAACATTTACAGGCTATTCAAACTCATGGCATTACACCTTACCATCGAAAGAGTTTTGCTCCAATAAAAGATATGGTACTTAACAATAACAAAATGAGCTAA